The following are encoded in a window of Amaranthus tricolor cultivar Red isolate AtriRed21 chromosome 2, ASM2621246v1, whole genome shotgun sequence genomic DNA:
- the LOC130806851 gene encoding membrane-associated kinase regulator 5-like, translated as MLKFWKSNSSKVAAGIGITDNDGTETTITDSTISDHVHEETDDDDDSFFELELTFPPSYDSKFSISSTCSKNTVEEKESEKKPKLKPQSPISILRSASPKLRVFMFDRFNKKSKRVEEFLETESVSSSCSPRRSGASLFTVKFRIEDGSIVPKFTRSRSNSSSVSASPNVEKHTSEVLIESSKRFSKETIKKYLNLIKPNTSKKLIDGEKYISSPNRASTTSFPRKEEKQISRFKVRCKQLGKSKSASATIGVSPPATFSARNDHPCDGIEGAILHCKRSLTSTGHSSLSRCSSDPSHEKSIQMSEEI; from the exons ATGCTCAAGTTCTGGAaatcaaattcatcaaaagTCGCCGCAGGAATCGGCATTACAGACAATGATGGAACTGAAACTACCATCACTGATTCCACCATTTCTGATCACGTCCATGAAGaaactgatgatgatgatgattcctTCTTCGAGTTAGAACTCACATTTCCACCTTCTTACGATTCCAAATTCTCTATTTCTTCTACTTGCTCGAAAAACACGGTCGAAGAGAAGGAATCTGAGAAAAAACCTAAATTAAAGCCTCAATCGCCAATCTCAATACTTCGTTCTGCTTCTCCGAAGCTTCGAGTCTTCATGTTTGATAGATTTAACAAGAAATCAAAGCGTGTTGAGGAGTTTCTTGAAACTGAGAGCGTTTCGTCTAGTTGTTCGCCGAGACGGAGCGGTGCGAGTTTGTTTACTGTGAAATTTCGTATTGAGGATGGTTCGATTGTTCCAAAATTTACTCGTAGTCGTAGCAATAGTTCAAGCGTTTCAGCTAGTCCAAACGTCGAAAAACATACCTCTGAGGTTTTGATAGAATCGTCTAAACGGTTCTCAAaagaaacaattaaaaaatacttaaatttaataaagccAAATACGTCGAAAAAGCTCATCGACGGTGAGAAATACATCTCTTCTCCGAACAGAGCATCTACGACGTCGTTTCCCAGGAAAGAAGAAAAGCAAATCAGTCGATTTAAAGTTAGATGTAAGCAATTAGGTAAAAGCAAATCCGCTTCAGCGACAATTGGAGTTTCACCTCCGGCAACGTTTTCTGCCAGAAACGACCATCCTTGTGACGGAATCGAAGGCGCAATTTTACATTGCAAGCGTTCTCTCACTTCTACAG GTCATTCGTCATTATCGAGATGTAGCAGTGATCCATCACATGAGAAGTCAATTCAAATGTCAGAAGAAATctga